In Planococcus sp. MB-3u-03, the DNA window TTAGCGATTTCAAAGGCAAAGTGCTGTTGATCAGTGTCGTCCCGTCGCTAGATACAGGAGTATGTTCCGATCAGACGAAACGATTCAGCGATGAAGCGGCATCATTGGGTGACGAGGTCGAAGTATTGACGGTTTCCTGCGACCTGCCATTCGCGCAGAAACGCTGGACGGAGATCAATGGCGTAGATTCGATCACGACATTGTCCGACCACCGCGACCTTTCCTTCGGCGAAGCATACGGACTGACGATGCAGGAGCTGCGTTTATTGGCACGTTCCATCTTCGTTGTCGACAAAGACGGAAAAGTGACGTATGTGGAATATGTAGCAGAAGGCACCGATCACCCTGATTACGACAAAGCACTCGAAGCAGTCAAAGAACTAACAAACTAATACCAGGAAACCCACTCTTGCCGAGTGGGTTTCCTTATTGAGGACGGAGATTTATGAATTCATCGATGGAAAGCATTTTTACGGCGATTGACAATGAAACGGTATCGATCCAAAAACAGGAAGAAACTTCCTATTTAGAAAGTTTGCTCACGACGACCGAGCGCTGGCTGGATGGGCAATTGAGTATCGCAGAAGGCGCAACGAAAGAAGATATGCGAAAAGCGATTCAGTTGTCGATTTTGAAAGGCATGAAAGAGCATGTCCAGCCCCATCACCAGATGACGCCGGATGCTCTCGGGCTGTTGATCGGTTATCTGGTGGAGCTATTCGTCAAGGAACAACAAGCGACTGTGCTGGACCCAGCTGCGGGCACGGGCAATCTGCTGTTTACGGTGATGAATTATTTGGATGGCCGCATGAGCGGGACAGCTGTCGAACTGGATGACCTGTTGATCCGCCTTGCTTCGAATATCGGCAATTTGATCGAGCAGCCAGTGACCTTTTATTTGCAGGATGCCCTGCAGCCGCTGCTGATCGATCCGGTCGATTGCGTCGTTTCCGATTTGCCGGTCGGTTATTACCCGGACGAAGCAACTGCCTCGAATTATGAATTGAAAGCGGAAGAAGGCATGTCCTACGCCCATCATCTGTTCATCGAGCAATCCTTGAAGCATACAAAAGAAGGCGGCTATTTGTTCTTTGTCATACCAAGGAATATTTTCGAATCTCCGCTTGCCGGGCAATTGCACAGTTTCCTGAAACAGCAGGCGCATATCCAGGCTGTGATGGAGCTGCCGGAGAACATCTTCAAAAATGCCCAGCACGCTAAGGCCGTGTTGGTTTTGCAGAAGAAAAAGGATGGCCTAAAAGCACCGAAAGAAGTGCTTCTTGCGCGTGTCCCGAATATGTCGAAGCCGGAGACGATGGCGAAGTTCTTCACGCAAGTCAATGGATGGTTCAAAGAAAACAAATCATGACACAAGCCGGCCCTATCCGGATAGGGCTGGTTTTTTCGTTTCTGGAAAAAGGCAGGAACTTTCAAGCAAACGGCGAATAGCGTAAAGAGACGAGAGAACGATCAGCTTGAAAGGAGTGGGAGTATGTATCAGCACATCTTATTGGCCGTCGACGGGTCGGAAAACTCGATACGTGCAGCCAAGGAAGCGACAAAAATTGCAGGATTGGTCGATGGAGCGGAAGTGACGGTCGTCTATGTTTCCGATTATAAGGAAGATGAGAATGAAGTGATCCACGACGCGTCGGCGATGGAATTCGATTTGGCCAGGCGGAAAAAAATCCAGCCCGTTACTGAGATGTTGGACCGGGAAAAAATATTCTACCAAATTGAAGTGCTGCATGGCATTCCTGGCCCTGCCATCGTCAAGATGACCAAGGAAAAGGCATACGATCTTGTTGTTATCGGCAGCCGGGGGTTGTCACCGATCCGCGAAGTGATGCTTGGCAGCGTCAGCCATAAAGTCGTCAATCATGCAGAATGCCCGGTCCTGGTGGTCAGGTAAAAACAGTCCCGCGCGACTCGTTGATTTGGTATACTTAATGCATCTGTCGGTGCCTAGAGCATCGTGAATTATGGGAGATGAGAAGATAGATGATGGAGTTGCCGAATTGCCCTAAATGCGGTTCTGAGTATACGTACGAAGATGCGGGAATGGCGGTCTGCCCGGAATGTGCACACGAATGGAACCCGGCTGAACAAGCGCAAGAAGAAGCGGTGCGGGATGCCGTTGGAAACATTTTGCAAGACGGT includes these proteins:
- the tpx gene encoding thiol peroxidase produces the protein MVQITFKQNPVTLPGNEVKVGDAAPDFTVLSNSLEPKTLSDFKGKVLLISVVPSLDTGVCSDQTKRFSDEAASLGDEVEVLTVSCDLPFAQKRWTEINGVDSITTLSDHRDLSFGEAYGLTMQELRLLARSIFVVDKDGKVTYVEYVAEGTDHPDYDKALEAVKELTN
- a CDS encoding class I SAM-dependent methyltransferase, with product MNSSMESIFTAIDNETVSIQKQEETSYLESLLTTTERWLDGQLSIAEGATKEDMRKAIQLSILKGMKEHVQPHHQMTPDALGLLIGYLVELFVKEQQATVLDPAAGTGNLLFTVMNYLDGRMSGTAVELDDLLIRLASNIGNLIEQPVTFYLQDALQPLLIDPVDCVVSDLPVGYYPDEATASNYELKAEEGMSYAHHLFIEQSLKHTKEGGYLFFVIPRNIFESPLAGQLHSFLKQQAHIQAVMELPENIFKNAQHAKAVLVLQKKKDGLKAPKEVLLARVPNMSKPETMAKFFTQVNGWFKENKS
- a CDS encoding universal stress protein — translated: MYQHILLAVDGSENSIRAAKEATKIAGLVDGAEVTVVYVSDYKEDENEVIHDASAMEFDLARRKKIQPVTEMLDREKIFYQIEVLHGIPGPAIVKMTKEKAYDLVVIGSRGLSPIREVMLGSVSHKVVNHAECPVLVVR